GACGGTTACTACAACAACACATGTGGTGGGCACCATGGGGTACCTTGCACCAGAACTTATACGCACAGGAAAGGCAACACCCTTAACCGACGTGTTCGCATTTGGCGTGTTTCTCTTAGAGGTCGCCTGTGGGCGTAGGCCAATTGGAAGTAGCAAGGACATCACACAAGTAGTGTTGGTTGACTGGGTGCTTGAACATCACCGCAGTGGCTCAATTCTCGATGCGGTGGATCCATGTCTCATGGGGAATTTTAACACAGAGGAAGCCAGCATCCTTCTCAAATTAGGTTTATTATGTGCCTACCCATCGCCCACTGGAAGGCCTAGCATGCGGAAGGTCATGCAATACCTAGACCGTGACCAGTCAATTCCTGACCTATCTCCAACATACGCGAGTTACAGCACGATAGCAATGATGCAGAATGAGGGGTTCGATTCGTACATAATGTCGTGTCCTCCGTCGAACACGAGTATCAGCATTGTACCTGTCGAGTCTTCAGTGGAGATTCCGCAAGAGGGGAGGTGAAAGCTTGTAACTGAATCCTCTCTTTTATTCTTCTCGCAATGTTCCTGTAAGTGCCATGTTTGATCTGCGTTTGTCCAAGTATCCCAAGGGGAGATCCTTTGCTATTGTATGACACCGAGTTTTCATAGTGAAAATTCTCCTCGTGCATGAATTTCAGTAGTCCGTAACACTTTTGGTAAGGAAAAATAGTGGTAACCGCCATTTCCAGGTGATCTTTAGCCAATATACGTTGCGTTTTTAAGCAATTAGGTTGATATTTAAGCCAATATATAAACGGAATCGACAAAATCAACCATGGAGAATTAACAACTTCATCCAGCACGGAGTATGGGCGCAACATATAACTAGCAGCAAGCCCATTGCCAGCAGCAGTACCAACAAGAACAAGTTGCTTCCTTCCATCGGTAGCAGCAGCAAGGAGGAAATGCAGCAGAATGTCAAGCAAAATCCCACCGTTAGGTAAATAAAAGTGCTTGTACACGACTGACTACCCTCAACTTAGGAGGGTCTTGTGAGTTGTGACTCTTGTACCACTTGCGCCACTCACCACATTTCAAGAACAAGTACCAAGTTTGAGTGCCCCCGTGATGGCTGCAAGCCTGTAAGTATAATCCCTGACCATACAAGCTGAATAAACCCCAATCTTGGCTGACCAACCAAATCAATCAAGCTGTTGCTACTATGCTTCTTTTCTCACTTGAACATGGAGACGTCGAAGACGCGTGCTGATTTATCAGTGGAGACCGAGACTATGGAGTTGCCGTCGGCAGAGACAGCCAGCGACTGCACGACGTCCCTGTGCCCGCTGAAGGTGTGAGCCAAGTCCCCGGAGAGGCTGTCCCAGATGCGCACCATGCCGTCGATGCACCCCGACGCCACATACCTCGACGAACCCAGCCACGCCAGGCATGTCACGCCTTCCTGCTTGTCAAACACCACCAATAACGGTAAGTTCACAGAAACATGGAGATATTATAAAGCAAAAATGTAGATTGATTTCTACACTCACATCATGCTCGCAAGTAGATCGAATTGCTTGACGGGCGAGGTCCCAGATAATCAGAGTTCTATCAATGCTCCCTGTAGCCACCCAGTTGTACCTGCAGATAACAGGGGCACCAGCTAGCTTAGGTCAATAGCAAGGCAATGTGCATTGTGCAACAGATTTACCATACAGACTCCAACGATCCAAGAACATATCACCAAACAGTACCTCGATGAGATGCCAATGCACTCGATGGAATTGGTGTGGCCAACTAATGAACCAACAACCTGCAGAACAAGCGACACTTCTTACACAAAGATCCACCAGCACATATTTCTAAAAGTTCAAGAACTACCAACAGGGTACAAGTAAATTTCCTAAGAAAACAAAACCAGGAGTTTATCTTAGGAACAAAAACCCTACAGAATTGCTACAACCAAAACAAGGTAATCAATAATCAAAATATTCTTACATAATCTACCATACAAAACAAACCAATAGTCAGAACCACAAGTTGCATCAAGTAAGCCAACTTGCATTAGAAGATTTATCAACCTTTTTTCTATTTGAACGGAGAAAGAATATGGAAAGAAAAGGAAACACTTGAACCATAAAATGCACCCACCTGGCCTGAGTTTATGCTCACAATGTGCACAGAATTATCCTCCGAGCCACTAACAATTGATTGGGAGTCCGGAGTAATGGCTAAGCATGTCAATCCTTGAGTATGATAGCCATGACCTAGAATAAGGTAAAGGATTGGATGGTAAAGTTCAGGGTTGACAGAGAACGTACAGAAACAACCATATGAATATATGATAATTACAACATAGAAAATTATTTACCCCGAACAACATGTCTGCATTGTGCGCTTTTGGGTTCCCATATCCTCAATGTTGCATCATCAGATCCACTACATATAAGCTTACCTTCATAATGAAACACGTGAATTAGCTAAAAATGAATATACTACATCGGAGATATGAACTTCTAAAGTAAGCAAGTAAAAATGAACTAAAATGTTAAAGCATCATACAGGTCATTCTGTTATTTGCCCTTGCTATTTTTTTTATCATCACTTCTAGTTCAACAGAAATTAGCTTAGAACACAACTTAGCAGAAGAAATGTTAAATACCCCATGATCCATATGTTTCTCTGAAGTTTGAACTGATATGAAGAAGCTCTGTGTTGATAACTAAAAACAGATTGTCACAAACAAGGGTACATTTTCATGCCGGGGCATTCCAGAAGCAGGACAAATAAAGTCCAGATTTGGGTGGTATATTAAACCTTATTCAGAGGTTGCTTAACAACATTAACAATGCATGATATAAATAAAACTGGAAGAAATTGCTCAGTACCATCAGGGGTAAAATCACCACATGTCACTGTGCTACTGTGACCAGCAAACGTATTCAGAAAGGCATTGTGGTCAGCATTCCACATCCATACGTTACAGTCTTCTGATCCTGCAATTATCAAATTACCACGTGGATGCCATCTGAGCCACTACAAAACAAAAGACATATAGTTACACCGCGTAACTAATCATCGATTACCGCAATGGAAACGGCTATGGATATATAGTCAGCCAAATGAAATAGACCAGGATCATCTCACCTCAAAGCCTGATCCTGAGGAACCCTCGAGGGTTCCCTGAAGTGTCCGTGTAGCTGTATTCCATACATTTATCTGTCCATCCATACTTCCACAAGCCACCAATTTCCCATCTGAACTAAAAGCCACAGTGCACACCGTGTCTCCATGTCCTGTATCGGCAATAGGTATTGTAAGCTTGGTAGACAATTCTAGGCATATACTGACACATTAAGGTACATATCGATGCGAAGTAAACAGAAAAATAAAGCTTTGCCGCAAAAAAATCATGAAAAGATTGCTAAGagatatcaaatatacttttgtatTTATATAGATATCAGAAATAGAAACAGGCATTTTAAGCGCAGTGATAGGTGATGAAGCATAGAGAAAGTTCCAAGAAACGTTTGCACAGAAAAATCAAGTACGGAAACCTCACTAGACTACTGAAGATGAGCTAACCGTACCAGTCAGCTCCTGAAAATCCTGTGCAGATCCAATCCTCCAAAGAAACCCTCTGTCATCTTTACCTCCAGACACAACAAGTGATGCATCTGTAGGACTGCACGCAGCAGCAAAGACCTCATCTGTATACAAGATATGAAGACCAACTATTACCAGAATTGTTTTTCAGTGCACGCGTACTCTGCATGGTGAATCTAACTAACTTATAGTGGAAAGCAACGAATCATCACAAGATGTAGTAAGTTAATTTGCTCGATGAGGTCTTGCCTGTATGCCCATGAAATGCATAAGTTGAATGATCCTCCACCTCATCTGAAACAACAAAGAACAAAATGAAACTTGAATTACTAGCACATTTTGAATTACTGGCACATTTAAATCTCACAGTGCAAGTATTTCAGATTATTCGGAGTGAGCTTAATGTAAAGTAAGCAAATAACTAGTAGCATGGCACCAACGTTTATCAAAATGAAAATGTGAGGTACTCCTGGAAGAAGAGTCATGGCTGAGCTCACTTACAAAAAGATTTAGTGAAAAGGACATATCCTTTCGTCATTGCTAAAAGACATTATCTTATTCCAGTAAGAACAAACGCAATCGAAATATGTTAGCCTTGTGAACAGTATGACAATACTAAACCAGGTGAATCCTGAATAAGATACTACAGAGGGTGAAGTTTGGTACGGTGTATAATTTTCTAGGCCAGAAGTAGCAGGGAAATAGTCTAATTAATATCATTGTTTTGTGGAGGATCAAAACCCCATGACCCATGAGCGAAGGCTAACAATTGGGCTAGCACGCCCTGAACATAACCAGTCCTAGCAAGTTCAACGGTAGACAGAAACGCCAGTATCAGCTGCCACATACCCATCTCTTGgtcttcctcatcgtcatcatcatcgtcatggtCGGGGAGATCTGAACAAGGACAGCAGTAAGCACAGAGCAAGCAAAAGGGAGGAAGAGCCTGCTAGCCGCTAGGCAGGATGAGGAGAATTGCTGACCTTCCTCGTCGAGGTGTATCTCCTGGATGATGTCCTGCTCGTCGATGAAGACCTCCTCGCCGTCAGAGCCTTCGTCGGGGACCTCGCCTGAGATACTCATGGCCGCCGGTGGTGCCGCGGGCGTCTTGGCTGCTGCGAGCGTGGCCGGAGAGAACGGTAGCGGGTCCTCACTTCCTGCCGCGCTTCTCTGCGGCGCGGAGGCGTTCGAGATTAAGAGGGTGTTCGGTTGGGCTGCGTAAACAGATGAAAACATTCGTGTAAACAGATGCATGCTGCTCAACATCTCACTCACATACACAAGCACGTACGACGACATGAATCAATTCATATGCATAAACATGGCACCCATCAGCAATTGCATCTAAACATACACAGCGATGGCGTCAATTCATAAACACCACAAGCAAACATCTTATCAATTTCTTCTTCTATATACACAAGCAAGCATCCATATCAAGCGAAACATGGCATCAGTTCATGTAAagaaattttttttttaaaaaagagaaAGATGGAGATTACCTTGCTGCGTGGTGCAGAGGAGGAGCGAGGAGGTGTTGCAGAGCTCAAATCTGTCGTCGCCGTAGGACAGGAGGTCGGTAGCCGGACCCGCTGTAGGCCGATACGTTGCGAGGAGGAGCCGACGGCGAGATAGGGGGGCGCGGGTGGAGGTGCGGGGAGAGGGGCGATAGGACGGCGGTGGCCGGAATCAAGCGACGGAGACGTGCGGGTGGCTGCGGGTCGTTGGTGGGTGGCGAGGGGGTGAGCGGCGGCAGGCcggtgagagggggagagaggaagtGGAGGAGGATGGAGGGGAAGATATGTCGCGTGGCCGCGTGGGGATGGAGGCGTGTGCGTGTGctgtgacgaggaggaggagaggagggcggcggcggctgtctAGGGACAGGGAGGGAGTTCGTATTCTTTTTGCTCTGGACGAAGAATCGCACGTCGCGATCGCCCTAGCTCTGCTGGACCGGCCCACGGGTACTTTCAGCTAAACCCTGTTTTTGCTCCTGCGTGAAAAAGGCCCGTATAAGCCCGTTAGCGTGAAAGCATTGCTCTGTGGAATACGGAATTTTTTCTTCCTATACTTGTCTAAAAAAAAGTTTTTTCTTCCTACGGTAGCTTTGTAGAGAgtatgtttcttcttcttttttgtggcTGGAAGAAGAAATGCCTGGCGAACAGATTTTTTCCAGTTCAGCATTCCTTGTGTTGAAGCCTGTGTGCCTTTATTGTTCTTTGTTGAGTTATCCCGGGTCAAGCTTCAACCTGTTGCCCTTGTTCACTAATTTGGGATCTCAGATTGGTGGATCTCTGGAAAATGAACAATTGCTACACTCCTTTGCCTGACTTCTGCTGCTCCACAAGTCTTGATTGTATTATTTCTTTGGCTTCGTCCATGAACTTCACACTGTTAGGGTCTGTACTACAAGCATCCcggacctctttgattcgtaggattctcAAAACGCAAGAATAGAAGAAAAATGATTGGAGCGCCATGCCCACTTGAATCTCATAGAAATTAGCACAGCGTGTTTGATGCCAcagaaaaacaaaggaagtgaaaaaaaaagattggagtggatgctagatttctAGTAAAATCTAGTACACATGATTTCACAGGAAAAATTCTTATatgattcaatcctatgaatcaaacgaccaatgtaggaaaaaaCCCTAAAGATTCTAACCCTTCAAAAATTCCAtggaattcctttgaatcaaagaagccctaagAAACCGCTTTTCCCCGATAAAGGTATTAGGAGAGTTGTGCTTAAAACTATTTCAACAGAATCCTTCTCTCCTAAAAAAAGTATTGGAACGTCACAATAATTCACCTCAAAACCACAATATCTGGGAAAATACACACATATATTAACCCTTATGAACGAATACATGCACACTTTATCATATGATCACCTCCAAAAAACTAAGTTGACAACTCTTTAAATACACGAAGTCGTCTCATGCGCCTTCTAGTCAGTGGGAATGTCGTGTCCTACTAAATGGACATCGCGGAAAAACATATAATAAATCTAAGGAAACACGAGCACCCATCTCAAGTTTAGGACAATATTTTCACCTTGTAAACTGTTTTTATCCAACTTGATACCTTGGCAGCCATTGACACTATGCAGTTGAGGGGGCTCTCTGGACTTATTGAGCGGACATCTCTGAAGGTTGCAGGATGACATCATCTGTACGAAGGAATGCTACATTTGAACATTGCAAATGAAAGCCGGTACAACAAAAAGAAATAGAAGGTGAGCAagcaccagcaaaggagacatccCAAAAGTGGAAGGCGCCACCAGCGGGAGTCCTAAAAAAATACTGATGGGGCCTTCATTGAAGCAAACAATCTGCAAGTAAAAAAACAGCGAGTCAAAAAAGAAGCAAACAATCCGGTGAATGGGGCTTCACCCTCAAGAATGACCTGGGCGTGCTACTGGCAACAGGATCAGGTAACCTGGAGCATGTTTCAAACCCATTATATGCTGAACTTTTATCTTTTCAACAAGTTGTGCATACTGCTATTCAAAAGGGTTGTCAAAAAGGGATGTTTGAAACAGATTGCATGGTGCTGATGCAAGCTATATTGTTAGTGATGAATATGACCTGTCAATTCTAGGCACTTTGTTTTAGGAGGTTAAATTTCTTATACATGCGGTCTCACATGATGTATCAATCGTGAACTATAAGTGTGAATGTAATATAGCAGCTCGCACTTTTAGCAACCCAGGGCGTGTATATGGAAGGTTGTCCTGAAAATTGGCTAGCCCAATTTCCCAAGTTTGTATCAGGTATTGTTTTTGGTGATATATCCAGCGTTTTACTATATTAATGGAATGCATTGTGTTCTTTAAAAAAATGGAAGCCAGTAGAGTGGCCAAGAGCTAGCTAGGCATAGCTTTTCAAATCGTCTAGATTTTCAGTGGGATCTTGATCCCCGGATATCTTGTGACGTACTTTAAAACATGTAATAATCGAGTTGGGCAAACAAAATGTGATAATGGCGTCATCTCCCCTAATACGACCTCCGGTCCAAACAACTAGGGACAACTAACAAAATGCGGGAATGGCATAAAtgttaactgaaggaaatatgccctagaggcaaaaataaagttattatttatatttccttatatcatgataaatgtttattattcatgctagaattgtattaaccggaaacttgatacatgtgtgaatacatagacaaaacaaagtgtccctagtatgcctctactagactagctcgttaatcaaagatggttgagtttcctgaccatagacatgtgttgtcatttgatgaacgggatcacatcattagagaatgatgtgatggacaagatccatccgttagcttagcataatgatcgtatagttttattgctaatgctttcgtcatgacttatacatgttcctctgactatgagattatgcaactcccgaataccggaggaacaccttgtgtgctatcaaacgtcacaacataactgggtgattataaagatgctctacaggtgtcttcgatggtgtttgttgagttggcatagatcgagattaggatttgtcactccgtgtatcggagaggtatctctgggcccaccggtaatgatcatcactataagccttgcaagcaatgtgactaatgagttagttacgggatgatgcattacggaacgagtaaagagacttgccggtaacgagattgaactaggtatgatgataccgacgatcgaatcttgggcaagtaacataccgatgacaaagggaacaacgtatgttgttatgcggtttgaccgataaagatcttcgtagaatatgtaggagccaatatgagcatccaggttccactgttggttattgaccggagatgtgtctcggtcatatctacatagttctcgaacccgtagggtccgcacgctttacttttgatgacgatttgtattatatgagttatgtgatttggtgaccgaatattgttcggagtcccgtatgagatcacagacatgacgaggagtcttgaaatggtcgagaggtaaagattcatatataggacgatagtattcggacaccggaagtgttctgggggtaccgggtacgtatcgggtcaccggaaggggttccgggcacccctccCCCccgggcaaagatatgggcttattgggccaagggcgggacagaccagcccctagtgggctggtgcgccccatatatgccaaataggaggagaaggaaggaggggaagagagaaaggaaagaggaggattcggcctccccttcccttctctcccccctctctttccttccccctccaacacttttggaaggggggaggccgaattggacaaggtccgaagtaggattcctcctacttgggcgcgcccttgctgctcccctccccctcccatctATATATACGTAGGGAGGGGGAGCCTAGAAAACACAACAaagattgttagccgtgtgtgtcggtgtcaaaaccggcggatctcgggtagcgggtcccgaaatgtgcgtctaaggtcgatggtaacaggagacaagggacacgatgtttacccaggttcgggccctctctatggaggtaataccctacttcctgcttgattgatcttgatgaacatgagtattacaagagttgatctaccacgagatcgtaatggctaaaccctagaagtctagcctatatgactatggtaatgagtatatcccttctggactacaccctccggtttatatagacactggggggatctagggttacacagagtcggttacataggaaggaatcttcatagttgatcgccaagcttgccttccacgccaaggagagtcctatccgaacacgggtacagtcttcggccttcgtgtcttcacagcccatcagtccggcccatggataacaggccggacgcccgagcaccccttagtccaggactctctcagtagcccctgaacctggcttcgatgatgaggagtccggcgcgcagattgtcttcggcattgcaaggcgggttcccttctttccgaactccaagataatctccggacgcgatgatagtatccggacctgtcacacacaccatacacaaccgcagagagaatataattttataCGAGTCCAATCcgttgacaactttttgtagcacgACATTACGTCTGACCGGTCATAATTCCGAACCGTTTTGTGTCCGCCGCTCCACGTTCCGAGacacggttgccattggcacgtcttgtcaaagcagagatcgtgtccccttattacaggattctcgtcaatacgggtatgggtaacccaaccatgccgtttacacagcccttggtaATAGGCGAgttctaaggcgagtggggaggcgttcaatattcactgcctttataaggggataaggattcccccttcctctcccacgccttctctctttctccgcccttccaatctcgagctccagcgcccaagttctcatctcctttccactcgatctagcactcaaccatgtccggatccggaggtcagggcaagtggatggtctcctccgtcaaggaggaggacattactgggcttcgggcggccggatatttggcgaaggaaatcacccaccgtctgccggccgagagacaagtcgtccccacgctgaagcccaacgagagggtggtattcatccctcatttatTTTGCGGGCTAGGgttcccactccaccctttcgtccgcgggctgatgtattattacgggatagatttccacgatctgtccccgaactccttcctcaacatctcggcgtttatcgtcgtgtgtgaggccttcctccgcatccaaccccacttcgagttgtggctcaaagtcttcaacgtgaagccgaagatggtggatggccagcacgcggagtgcggaggagccatggtgagtaagctgtccaacgtctcctggccgaaaggcacttttgtggatacaataaaggagtggcagaaacagtggttctacatcacagaaccctgcGGCACCACCTAGGTCGCAGCTGCCAAATTCCGCTCTGGCGCTCccgtgcgactcacctcctgggtcgagaagagtctgaACTGGTGTTCAcccgatgagctgatagcgctgcagacgcgcgttcaaagcatgataggcaagaacgtcaagcttgtcgatgtaatccaggtgatgctagttcgccggattctcccgtgccagcaccgaagccgccctctgtgggagttcaatccgaaaaagcaccagaccctggtgaggctcttcgaaaccactcacgaaggtgcctggaagttgctctttaagggcaacgagaaaccgccggccacagattcagaccgtgggcacgacattaaacacctcgccagcgaggtatgtaATTTTTAACGTATCCCCTACTTGTTTGTTTCGAGGATAATGTCTGAGCTTTTACAATTGCTTCTTCAGGActagatggagagggcgaagctgatcaagtgtccggctccgctgcctgaagaaccagtcatcccgcatttagcgaagatgctggtgccggtgcCCTATAaagcgctggagaagaaggccaagggggccaaaagagacccccgccgcaagggtacttcggacgtgacgtccggagACGAAGAGACCCCTTCCTCCGTTcctgaggaggacgacgacgaggaagaggaggaggaggagaacaaccctccccctgaggagggaaagaagaagagggcggcttccgcgcatctggaggcggaaacgcccaagaaggggaagggcaccccagcggtcaacaccgtgtgggacgtcgacagcagtccagAACGACGCCCCCGTACTAAGccccgggccgcatcgtaagtaccatGACTCACATATACCAGTATATCCGGCTTTTCCTCTTTATCTTGTTGAAGTGGTTAAttgtgctattgcagtccggctcgcggcagcatccagcgatcctcatctggaggttcgtggATCAGGCGGAAATGGCCAGCGTGTCACCACCGACCGCTCACTCCCCCGATGCCaaggatgacaccgaagtgttgtcttgGAGGACCGCTCCGAGCCAGGGAGAGGCCCAGGACGCTGTccaggaggcgccacaaggcgagacctccgctaccggacacatgggggagcgaatccccatggagactggcgaggagggccgtattcagttcggccctcagccgaatacgattccggagaccaatacggctccagaatccggtgagcagcctccttcgaaggaggggggtgcgccaattccaccggtggtccctgtccaaccaggggcaccggataacctgatggaggtgctacaaggcgcctccattgtggacgagcaccgtgtccttatggggacggtgatcgagaaggttcagtctgccaagagcggtcTAAACGAAGCCTGcaacaacctgttgacaggttttgaggtaagcaacaTACAAAGAGAAAAAACCCatgcagacagtagcccctgagacactgtccggtgttcggaaagaaagaccGGACGGAGGATCAATCCTTTGTTGTGGGAGACTAACTTAATATGTATGAATAAGCaagcgtcgctgttggccgcgacctcgcatgctgccaaagtctctgaactgaagcaaaggctggagcggaccgagaacgagctcggcgaggtgaagATTCAGCTCTAGGAGAAACAACGTATGTAACGACTTGTTGTGTATTCGGGAAGAATAAATGGTGTATATTGACCGTAGTGTCTTAATATGTGTAGGAgcagcgaccgaggtcgaggccctgaaaaaggccctggccgaagccaaggggaaggctgtccagcagcaagccgcccgtaagaagctcaaggcccgggtcaacaaggtccagcaggagctccaggacgcggtgaagaagtgcaaagccttggagcgcgaggcgtcggttcaagagaccgaacttaccaaggctcgccagagcgcggaggccgcacggaatgaggcccaggacgctctccaggagatccaggaggccaagaagatcgcagcgggtaaggcttttaacatgcaaagcaagtatgcggagaggaagtaccttttactaacccggattcggagttgcccagggacttttgcggatctaccacgtagcgtgtccgatgctgcggagttcttccgagccaaagaagggaattccacggagaagctgttctggtcgcagtatgctgcgccagaacatccggtgccctttgccgatcagctgaaacagctggtcgagctgcacagggtggccgaactggccatgaaggatttaataatccggctgtggccagccgaagctatacccagcagttaTTTTAGCCTCATGAAGCgggtggtggaggcctgtccgcggctagacattgtcaagcgatcagtctgcatcgaaggtgcacgcatggccttcgcccgttgcaagatgtggtaggcgaagatggacgccgtcgaggtggccagggggccgccagagggcaaggagcaccgcacacccgagcgatattttgcagatgtcctagaggggtctcaaCTTGCAGCAACGCGgtgcgggcaggacattattttcgaatgaatacattcgtgtttgtctttgccttgtatgatgaaaacaaagccggtttgtaatataatgtttgttatgttttaattgtttcctcctgtgcggccgtgttgtatggaatctgagggttggccagtcgtcggcttctgccctcgcgtaggtagtatggaggtgttcggggtggaatctaaacaatcttgatccaattatatggtccttgaaggagttgtttagcgcaacgaaccaggcaatcagactatgtggcttaaacgccctcacttagctataggagttttataataaaacatggatgcaacccctggta
This region of Triticum aestivum cultivar Chinese Spring chromosome 2D, IWGSC CS RefSeq v2.1, whole genome shotgun sequence genomic DNA includes:
- the LOC123051711 gene encoding angio-associated migratory cell protein; protein product: MSISGEVPDEGSDGEEVFIDEQDIIQEIHLDEEDLPDHDDDDDDEEDQEMDEVEDHSTYAFHGHTDEVFAAACSPTDASLVVSGGKDDRGFLWRIGSAQDFQELTGHGDTVCTVAFSSDGKLVACGSMDGQINVWNTATRTLQGTLEGSSGSGFEWLRWHPRGNLIIAGSEDCNVWMWNADHNAFLNTFAGHSSTVTCGDFTPDGKLICSGSDDATLRIWEPKSAQCRHVVRGHGYHTQGLTCLAITPDSQSIVSGSEDNSVHIVSINSGQVVGSLVGHTNSIECIGISSRYNWVATGSIDRTLIIWDLARQAIRSTCEHDEGVTCLAWLGSSRYVASGCIDGMVRIWDSLSGDLAHTFSGHRDVVQSLAVSADGNSIVSVSTDKSARVFDVSMFK